From Microcystis aeruginosa NIES-2549, a single genomic window includes:
- the pyrR gene encoding bifunctional pyr operon transcriptional regulator/uracil phosphoribosyltransferase PyrR: protein MTPQLIEILSADEIRRTITRLASEVIEKSGDLNNLILIGIYTRGVPLANLIANQIESLEGVKVPVGAIDITFYRDDLDRIKTRTPAKTKMPLDVTGKTVILVDDVIYKGRTIRAAFNAIIEYGRPQKIRLLVLVDRGHRELPIHPDFTGKKLPTAAEEQVRVYLQEIDGKDGVELIK from the coding sequence ATGACCCCACAGTTAATTGAAATTCTCTCGGCTGACGAAATTCGTCGCACCATTACCCGTTTAGCTTCCGAAGTTATCGAAAAAAGTGGCGATTTAAATAACTTGATTTTGATCGGTATCTACACGCGAGGAGTGCCTTTAGCTAATTTAATTGCTAATCAAATTGAGAGCTTAGAAGGGGTAAAAGTTCCCGTAGGAGCGATCGATATTACCTTCTATCGCGACGATCTTGATCGCATTAAAACCCGCACTCCTGCTAAAACCAAAATGCCCCTAGATGTCACGGGAAAAACCGTGATTTTAGTCGATGATGTTATCTATAAAGGTCGCACAATCCGCGCCGCTTTTAATGCTATTATTGAGTATGGCAGACCGCAAAAAATCCGCTTATTAGTTCTCGTTGATCGTGGTCATCGGGAATTACCAATTCACCCAGATTTTACTGGCAAAAAACTCCCCACCGCAGCCGAGGAACAGGTCAGAGTTTATCTACAGGAGATTGACGGCAAAGATGGGGTGGAATTAATCAAATAA
- a CDS encoding endonuclease/exonuclease/phosphatase family protein, with amino-acid sequence MKLTAMSFNIRYDKPDPDERNWRVRREAVAALIAHYSPDIIGTQEARANQLLDLHRLLPKYQSLGSDRRGTGLDEHCAILYQPSRLKCLEIYEFWLSETPDIIGSITEAWGNPYPRMVTGAKFRTLEGQTLQFYNTHLDYYSDKAKDLGAKCIQERFCQLDLTKDYLFLTGDFNVNSQQLPRQILTQPLQSEIKLKDALADLELAEQMSFNNYTDTPYLAIDTIYYDSRLQLDWAKVDPCRWLNLIPSDHYPVIAAFTLP; translated from the coding sequence ATGAAACTAACAGCGATGTCCTTTAATATTCGCTACGATAAACCCGATCCCGATGAGCGTAATTGGCGAGTAAGAAGGGAAGCAGTCGCGGCTTTAATTGCTCACTATTCTCCCGATATAATTGGTACTCAGGAAGCTCGCGCTAATCAACTATTGGATCTACACCGTTTATTGCCAAAATACCAAAGTTTAGGAAGCGATCGCAGGGGAACAGGATTAGATGAACATTGTGCGATTTTGTATCAACCAAGTCGGTTGAAATGTTTGGAAATTTACGAATTTTGGTTATCAGAAACTCCCGATATTATTGGCAGTATTACCGAAGCTTGGGGTAATCCTTATCCCCGCATGGTAACGGGGGCTAAATTTCGCACTCTTGAGGGGCAAACTTTACAGTTTTATAACACCCATCTCGATTACTATAGCGACAAAGCTAAGGACTTAGGTGCTAAGTGCATACAGGAGCGTTTTTGTCAACTAGATTTAACAAAAGATTACCTATTTTTAACAGGTGATTTTAATGTTAATTCTCAGCAATTACCCCGTCAGATTTTAACTCAACCTCTCCAGTCAGAAATTAAATTAAAGGATGCTTTAGCCGATTTGGAATTAGCGGAACAAATGAGCTTTAATAATTACACCGATACCCCCTATTTAGCCATCGATACCATTTATTATGATAGCCGTTTGCAGTTAGATTGGGCAAAAGTCGATCCTTGCCGTTGGTTGAATCTTATTCCCTCCGATCATTATCCTGTAATTGCTGCTTTTACCTTGCCCTAA
- the psb35 gene encoding photosystem II assembly protein Psb35 yields MYLLLEVASGKFPVYFVAVYVVGFLAAVTIGSIAWYNSKRPVGWEDAQRPDIIPEVKTDIDSDSRS; encoded by the coding sequence ATGTATCTACTCCTAGAAGTGGCCAGTGGCAAATTCCCCGTTTATTTCGTGGCAGTTTATGTGGTCGGTTTTCTGGCTGCTGTCACCATCGGTTCGATCGCTTGGTATAATTCTAAACGTCCGGTTGGTTGGGAAGATGCCCAAAGACCGGATATTATCCCCGAAGTGAAGACAGATATAGATTCTGATTCTCGATCCTAG
- a CDS encoding gamma-glutamylcyclotransferase family protein — MMEVFVYGTLKPRESNYSAYCAGKVINSKTAYTRGHLYHLTALGYPGLTEGEGWVKGILLTFNADYDIELLDGLEDYQPGRSPEENEYQRRRIPIYNLERELIGEAWGYVMTPAKIAFHGGVWLPSGWWTSSDRE; from the coding sequence TGTTTATGGAACCCTGAAACCCAGGGAGAGTAACTATTCTGCCTACTGTGCAGGAAAAGTGATCAACTCTAAAACCGCCTACACAAGGGGGCATTTATACCATCTTACCGCCCTCGGTTATCCCGGACTGACCGAGGGGGAGGGCTGGGTGAAGGGAATTTTATTGACTTTTAACGCAGATTATGATATTGAGCTTTTGGATGGTTTGGAAGATTATCAACCCGGCAGATCTCCAGAAGAAAACGAGTATCAGCGTCGCAGAATCCCTATTTATAATCTAGAGCGAGAATTGATCGGCGAGGCCTGGGGATATGTGATGACACCGGCAAAAATAGCTTTTCATGGCGGTGTTTGGCTGCCTTCCGGTTGGTGGACCAGTAGCGATCGAGAATAG